A genomic window from Microbacterium sp. H1-D42 includes:
- the tpiA gene encoding triose-phosphate isomerase, which yields MKRTPLIAGNWKMNLDHLQAVATVQKLHWTLKDAGHQGDTVEVAVFPPFTDIRSVQTLIDADKIPFALGAQDVSAHDSGAYTGEVSGAFLSKLGVGYVIIGHSERREYHSESDELVGAKVKAALKHGLVPVICVGESAEDLEKFGASAVPAGQLEKALDGVPASADIVVAYEPVWAIGSGQAATPAQAQEVCAALRGVIGRVLDEDAAARTRVLYGGSVKSSNIASFLREPDIDGALVGGASLVVDEFAAIVRFEKHVGV from the coding sequence ATGAAGCGCACCCCGCTGATCGCGGGGAACTGGAAGATGAACCTCGACCACCTGCAGGCGGTCGCGACTGTGCAGAAGCTGCACTGGACGCTGAAGGATGCCGGGCACCAGGGTGACACGGTCGAGGTGGCCGTGTTCCCGCCGTTCACCGACATCCGCAGCGTGCAGACGCTGATCGACGCGGACAAGATCCCCTTCGCGCTCGGCGCGCAGGACGTCTCGGCACATGACTCGGGCGCGTACACCGGCGAGGTCTCCGGTGCGTTCCTGTCGAAGCTCGGGGTCGGCTACGTGATCATTGGTCACTCGGAGCGTCGTGAGTACCACAGCGAGAGCGACGAACTGGTGGGCGCCAAGGTCAAGGCGGCGCTGAAGCACGGCCTCGTGCCGGTGATCTGCGTCGGCGAGAGCGCCGAGGACCTTGAGAAGTTCGGCGCCAGCGCCGTGCCAGCAGGGCAGCTCGAGAAGGCGCTCGACGGCGTGCCGGCATCCGCCGACATCGTCGTCGCCTACGAGCCGGTGTGGGCGATCGGCTCCGGCCAGGCGGCCACTCCCGCTCAGGCGCAGGAAGTCTGCGCCGCGCTGCGAGGTGTGATCGGTCGTGTCCTCGACGAGGATGCCGCGGCACGCACGCGCGTGCTGTACGGCGGATCGGTGAAGTCGAGCAACATCGCGAGCTTCCTGCGCGAACCCGATATCGACGGCGCTCTGGTGGGCGGTGCGAGCCTCGTCGTGGACGAATTCGCTGCGATCGTCCGCTTCGAGAAGCACGTCGGCGTGTGA
- the secG gene encoding preprotein translocase subunit SecG: MLVLEFVLQVLMGITSVLLTLLILLHKGRGGGLSDMFGGGMSAAVGSSGLAERNLNRFTVVLALVWFVSIVALGLITKFQVI; this comes from the coding sequence GTGCTGGTACTCGAGTTCGTGCTGCAGGTGCTGATGGGCATCACCAGTGTTCTGCTGACGCTCCTCATCCTTCTCCACAAGGGTCGCGGTGGCGGCCTGTCCGACATGTTCGGCGGCGGTATGTCCGCGGCCGTCGGGTCCTCGGGTCTTGCTGAGCGGAACCTCAACCGGTTCACGGTCGTGCTCGCGCTGGTGTGGTTCGTGTCCATCGTGGCCCTCGGGCTCATCACGAAGTTCCAGGTGATCTGA
- a CDS encoding RNA polymerase-binding protein RbpA has product MATGGNAIRGTRVGSGPMGEQDHGYHADRIAVSYWDGLGNETIRYFAAGLPDEEIPDTIDHPQSGLPAGRDQKNPPALTKAEPYKTHLAYVKERRTDEEAEQLLEDALTQLRERRGGK; this is encoded by the coding sequence ATGGCCACCGGTGGCAACGCGATCCGCGGCACGCGGGTCGGATCCGGCCCGATGGGCGAACAGGACCACGGCTATCACGCCGACCGCATCGCGGTGTCCTACTGGGATGGCCTCGGCAACGAGACGATCCGCTACTTCGCTGCAGGACTGCCTGACGAAGAGATCCCGGACACGATCGATCACCCGCAGAGCGGACTTCCCGCGGGGCGCGACCAGAAGAACCCGCCGGCCCTCACCAAGGCCGAGCCGTACAAGACGCACCTCGCATACGTGAAGGAGCGTCGCACCGACGAAGAGGCCGAACAGCTTCTCGAGGATGCGCTCACGCAGCTGCGCGAGCGTCGCGGCGGCAAGTGA